The genomic stretch TTGGCAATTCAACTAGCAAAGGCAAAAGGAGCTTATGTGTATACAACTACAAGTACAGATAATGTAGAATGGGTTAAAGCACTTGGAGCAGATCGTGTAATCGATTATAAAACTGAAGATTACAAAACCATTGTAAAAGATGCTGATATGGTTTTAGACACACTAGGAAATGAATATACCGAAGATGCTTTTAAAGTAATTAAAAATGGTGGAAAAGTAATATCGCTTGTTGGCCCAGTTGATAAAGAAACTGCCAACCGAATGAAACTAAATTTCTTTGCCAAACTCTATTTAGCATGGAAAAGACGTAAAGTCACAAAACAAATAAAATTAAAATCTGCATATTACAGTTTGCTTTTTATGAGAGCAAATACCAACCAATTAAATGCCGTAACTAATCTTGTAGAAACAGGAAAAGTAAAAACTAATATTGACAAAGTATTTCCTTTTGAAGATGCAATAAATGCTGTACTTTATGTTGATAAAGGAAGAACTAAAGGAAAAGTTGTCATTAAAATGAAATAAATCATGAGTAGAGGATTTGTAAAAGAAGACGATCAGGAAGAAATTCCTTTTGTATCACCAAGAGCCGATTTACCTCAAGGCGTTACCAATTACGTCACACAATTAGGATATAATGCTTTATTAGAAGAAAAAAAACAGTTAATTAATGAAAGATCAACCTTAACTATTTCTTCTGAAAAAGAATTACGAATTACAACTAATACTATCAATGCAAAACTAGTACAATTAGAAACTAGAATTTCTACAGCTAAAGTTATTGTTGTAAGCAACCAATACAAAAATGAAGTCCGGTTTGGTGCTGTAGTCGCTTTAAAAAATTTAAAAACAAATACCTTACAAACATTTCAAATTGTAGGTGTTGACGAAGCCAATATCGATCAAGAAAAAATCTCATTTGTATCGCCTCTCGCCAAGAAAATAATAAATAGAAAAGTTGGAGAACAAATAGAACTCGAATTACCAACAACAAAGAGTCTTCTTGAAATTATTAGTATTAAATATTAATGACTCGCGAACTTACCTTCACTACAATTTCCAGTCAAATGAGGTTTGGAAAATATAATCATATTTGCTACCTAAAACTACCGATTCGTTATCGTAATTAACTGTAAATCCTAGTTTTATAAAGAAATCGAGTGGTAAATCATATTGTACATCTAACATAGCATCCAAACGTAATCGTCCAGATTCAGTAATTCCTGGATATGCAATAACCTTTGTTAGTAGACTAATATCTCCGACATCATATAAATTAAGTTCTGAACCTATAAAACCTTCCAAACTATTTTGTGAACTAATTGTCGCATCTGTAAAACTCTCGTTATTATAAGAAGCTCCAACTTGAATTCCCCAATGTAGCGCGTTTGTTCTCTTAATGAATTTACCAATACCTAATTTGGAAACCGTTCGTAATTTAATATTTTGCTCCGTATTGGATAACCAATTAACTTCTGCTAGTGGAAACCAATCATTTCGTAAAAAATAGCGATACGACAAAGAAGCATCAGTTCGCTTTACAGTTTCTGCATCATTCCTATTAGAAGCAATCCCGTTATAACTCGCATATATTGACCAATTTTTTGATTGATACCCCAAGTTACTTCGCAAACTAAACTGTCTGAAATTATTAGACTTTGTAAAATTATAACCAAGCGATACAGCAGCCGAAATTCTATCCCAAAATTTAGATTTTATGGTTTTCAAAAAAACAATGTCTTTCAAACTTACATTTGCAAGTGTGCCTTTTTGACTGAAAATAATAACTTCTTTTGGGTTCAAGATGCGTAAATTTTCGTTGTAGCGATTCCCATTTGTAGTAGAAATCAAAAACTCGGTTTCTGAATAAATACGTTTAATTTCAAGCCATTCAATAGAAAAATCACGATTACTATAACTCGTTTCAATTTTGAGAACACCTTTATTCATTTCTTTTATCTCGCCAATAATAATATTATCATTGTTCGCAACAATAGTATCATTTTGG from Kordia antarctica encodes the following:
- a CDS encoding DUF481 domain-containing protein is translated as MNLKHVIFLAVVFIFPLLSYTQNDTIVANNDNIIIGEIKEMNKGVLKIETSYSNRDFSIEWLEIKRIYSETEFLISTTNGNRYNENLRILNPKEVIIFSQKGTLANVSLKDIVFLKTIKSKFWDRISAAVSLGYNFTKSNNFRQFSLRSNLGYQSKNWSIYASYNGIASNRNDAETVKRTDASLSYRYFLRNDWFPLAEVNWLSNTEQNIKLRTVSKLGIGKFIKRTNALHWGIQVGASYNNESFTDATISSQNSLEGFIGSELNLYDVGDISLLTKVIAYPGITESGRLRLDAMLDVQYDLPLDFFIKLGFTVNYDNESVVLGSKYDYIFQTSFDWKL
- a CDS encoding GreA/GreB family elongation factor → MSRGFVKEDDQEEIPFVSPRADLPQGVTNYVTQLGYNALLEEKKQLINERSTLTISSEKELRITTNTINAKLVQLETRISTAKVIVVSNQYKNEVRFGAVVALKNLKTNTLQTFQIVGVDEANIDQEKISFVSPLAKKIINRKVGEQIELELPTTKSLLEIISIKY
- a CDS encoding NADP-dependent oxidoreductase translates to MKAIQHISYGEISESIIFSEIEKPTINKDEVLIESFAVSVNPLDIKVVNGKLKGLGKYTLPATMGYDVSGKIVEKGENVSNLNIGDEVYAYVAKQGSFAEFVSVKENIVSLKPKNISFEEAASLPLVSLTASQVLKRGKLESGNKILIHAGSGGVGSLAIQLAKAKGAYVYTTTSTDNVEWVKALGADRVIDYKTEDYKTIVKDADMVLDTLGNEYTEDAFKVIKNGGKVISLVGPVDKETANRMKLNFFAKLYLAWKRRKVTKQIKLKSAYYSLLFMRANTNQLNAVTNLVETGKVKTNIDKVFPFEDAINAVLYVDKGRTKGKVVIKMK